One genomic window of Elaeis guineensis isolate ETL-2024a chromosome 2, EG11, whole genome shotgun sequence includes the following:
- the LOC105049244 gene encoding LOW QUALITY PROTEIN: probable high-affinity nitrate transporter 2.4 (The sequence of the model RefSeq protein was modified relative to this genomic sequence to represent the inferred CDS: inserted 1 base in 1 codon; deleted 1 base in 1 codon): protein MKEEVEAGSGFALPVDEESKATELRVFSFAGPHMRAFHLAWLSLFSCFFSTFAAPPLLPVLRATLSLSXSDVSAAGVASVSGAIIARLAMGPACDLVGPRRALVAASLLTATPAIVAAAAVSSPAGFILLRFLSGLSLSNFVANQCWMSSMFSPCVVGLANALCAGWANMGSAAAQLLMPLAYSLLLRLGAAPSTTCRVTLLLPAALQVAAALAVLAFGQDFPVEGKIMSRLDKKDRNSDVWRVLGGGLGNYRGWILGMTYAYSYGVELTMENILAGYFYERFGLGMEAAGVVACCFGAANAVSRPGGGMVSDAMGRRFGMRGRLWSLWAVQTLGGLLGVLLGRVGTLEASMAVMFLLAVFVQAAAGLAFGVVPFVSKRYLGVISGMTASGGPLGAVIIQLLFFSGSRYSMESGISLMGIMILACTLPVTLIYFPRWGGMFCGPSTTVDDDPERDHHHLYSGSNLSLLLLLDDPSRD from the exons ATGAAAGAAGAAGTAGAAGCGGGGTCTGGCTTCGCCCTCCCGGTGGACGAGGAGAGCAAGGCCACCGAGCTACGGGTTTTCTCCTTCGCCGGCCCCCACATGCGGGCTTTCCACCTTGCCTGGCTCTCCCTCTTCTCCTGCTTCTTCTCTACCTTCGCTGCC CCGCCCCTCCTCCCCGTCCTCCGCGCTACCCTCAGCCTCT CCTCCGACGTCTCCGCCGCCGGTGTCGCCTCTGTGTCCGGCGCCATCATCGCCCGCCTTGCCATGGGCCCCGCCTGCGACCTCGTCGGCCCCCGCCGCGCTCTCGTCGCCGCCTCCCTCCTCACCGCCACCCCCGCCATCGTCGCTGCCGCCGCAGTCTCCTCCCCCGCGGGCTTCATCCTCCTCCGCTTCCTCTCCGGCCTCTCTCTCTCCAACTTCGTCGCCAACCAGTGCTGGATGAGCTCCATGTTCTCCCCCTGCGTCGTAGGCCTCGCCAACGCCCTCTGCGCCGGTTGGGCCAACATGGGGAGCGCCGCCGCCCAGCTCCTCATGCCCCTCGCCTACTCCCTCCTCCTCCGCCTCGGGGCCGCCCCATCCACCACCTGCCGTGTCACCTTACTCCTCCCGGCCGCGCTCCAGGTCGCCGCCGCGCTGGCCGTTCTGGCCTTCGGCCAGGACTTCCCGGTGGAAGGCAAGATCATGTCGAGGCTCGATAAAAAGGATAGGAATTCGGACGTCTGGAGGGTGCTCGGCGGTGGGCTCGGGAACTACAGAGGGTGGATACTGGGAATGACGTACGCGTACAGCTACGGGGTGGAGCTGACGATGGAGAACATCCTGGCGGGGTACTTCTACGAGCGGTTCGGGCTGGGGATGGAGGCGGCGGGGGTGGTGGCGTGCTGCTTCGGGGCGGCGAACGCGGTGTCTAGGCCGGGCGGTGGGATGGTGTCGGACGCCATGGGGAGGAGGTTCGGGATGAGGGGGAGACTGTGGAGCCTGTGGGCCGTGCAGACTCTCGGAGGGCTGCTCGGTGTCCTTCTTGGGAGGGTTGGCACTCTGGAGGCTTCCATGGCCGTCATGTTTCTCTTAGCAGTCTTCGTTCAGGCCGCGGCGGGTCTGGCTTTCGGGGTTGTTCCTTTCGTTTCGAAGAG GTATCTAGGTGTGATTTCAGGAATGACAGCGAGTGGTGGACCTCTGGGTGCGGTCATAATCCAATTACTGTTCTTCTCCGGATCCAGGTACTCCATGGAAAGTGGCATCTCTCTCATGGGCATCATGATCCTTGCCTGTACCCTTCCGGTCACCTTAATATACTTCCCGCGGTGGGGAGGAATGTTTTGTGGCCCGTCCACGACCGTGGACGACGATCCAGAGAGAGATCACCATCATCTTTATTCTGGGTCCAATTTGTCGTTGTTATTGCTGCTTGATGATCCTTCGagggattaa